A genomic window from Tenebrio molitor chromosome X, icTenMoli1.1, whole genome shotgun sequence includes:
- the PMCA gene encoding plasma membrane calcium-transporting ATPase 1 isoform X4, producing the protein MATIDGRPAQYGISLKQLRDLMEHRGREGVAKVTDYGGVQEICKKLYTSPSEGLSGSQVDLEHRRETFGSNSIPPKPPKTFLQLVWEALQDITLIILEVAAIVSLALSFYQPQQDDLAFNDDETSHGWIEGLAILISVIVVVLVTAFNDYTKERQFRGLQSRIEGEHKFAVIRQGEVKQISVSDIVVGDICQIKYGDLLPADGILIQSNDLKVDESSLTGESDHVKKGEHFDPMVLSGTHLMEGSGKMLVTAVGVNSQAGIIFTLLGAAVDEQEAEMKKMKKEAKKQRKKKSLTGADEENVTGNSHMNSPAPVPNKLNETSDQESKENHVASTPSSGESHKKEKSVLQAKLTKLAIQIGYAGSTIAVLTVVILIIQFCVNTYVYEGHSWEKTHASHLVRHLIIGVTVLVVAVPEGLPLAVTLSLAYSVKKMMKDNNLVRHLDACETMGNATAICSDKTGTLTTNRMTVVQSYICEQLCKSMPKFSDIPAHVGTAILQGIAVNCAYTSRVMPPEEPSELPKQVGNKTECSLLGFVLGLGKNYQTIRDDYPEESFTRVYTFNSVRKSMSTVIPRAGGGYRLFTKGASEMILNKCAFIYGHDGRLEKFTRDMQERLLKQVIEPMACDGLRTICIAFREFVPGKAEINQVHVENEPNWEDEDNIVNNLTCLCVVGIEDPVRPEVPDAIRKCQKAGITVRMVTGDNLNTARSIATKCGIVKPNEDFLIIEGKEFNRRIRDSTGEVQQHLLDKVWPKLRVLARSSPTDKYTLVKGIIDSKISENREVVAVTGDGTNDGPALKKADVGFAMGIAGTDVAKEASDIILTDDNFSSIVKAVMWGRNVYDSIAKFLQFQLTVNVVAVVVAFIGACAVQDSPLKAVQMLWVNLIMDTLASLALATELPTNDLLLRKPYGRTKPLISRTMMKNILGQAVYQLTVIFALLFVGDKMLDIESGRYAELGAGPSQHFTVIFNSFVMMTLFNEFNARKIHGQRNVFEGIFTNPIFYTIWIGTCVSQILIIQYGKMAFSTRSLTLEQWLWCLFFGLGTLLWGQLVTTVPTRKIPKILSWGRGHPEEYTEAIAIGEEKFDVDSDKKPRAGQILWIRGLTRLQTQVIGGELQERLIPVPYSKSSTDQAVGQNHVSKVTNIW; encoded by the exons ATGGCTACGATAGACGGCCGTCCCGCGCAATATGGAATTTCCCTGAAACAGTTACGCGACCTCATGGAACATCGAGGTCGCGAAGGAGTAGCCAAAGTAACTGATTATGGAGGAGTACAAGAAATTTGCAAGAAACTATACACATCGCCCAGTGAAG GTCTTAGCGGGTCACAAGTGGACCTTGAACACAGGAGAGAAACATTCGGATCAAACTCAATTCCTCCCAAACCTCCAAAAACTTTTCTTCAATTAGTATGGGAAGCTTTACAAGACATTACTCTTATTATTCTGGAAGTAGCAGCCATTGTGTCTTTAGCTCTTTCTTTCTATCAGCCGCAACAAGATGATCTCG CTTTTAACGACGACGAAACTAGTCATGGTTGGATTGAGGGTTTGGCCATTTTAATCTCCGTTATTGTAGTAGTACTAGTAACAGCATTTAACGATTATACGAAAGAAAGACAGTTTAGAGGTCTTCAGAGTCGGATTGAAGGAGAACATAAATTTGCTGTGATTCGACAAGGAGAAGTAAAACAAATTTCCGTTAGCGATATAGTTGTGGGTGATATTTGCCAGATAAAATACGGTGATCTTTTACCAGCAGATGGTATATTAATCCAGTCCAATGATCTTAAG GTGGATGAATCTTCACTTACGGGTGAGTCAGACCACGTTAAAAAGGGGGAACATTTCGACCCCATGGTCCTGTCTGGCACTCACCTGATGGAAGGTTCAGGAAAAATGTTGGTTACCGCAGTTGGTGTCAATTCGCAAGCAGGTATCATCTTCACTCTTCTCGGGGCAGCTGTCGATGAACAGGAAGCTGAAATGAAGAAGATGAAAAAAG AAGCTAAAAAGCAGCGGAAGAAGAAAAGTCTAACAG GAGCagatgaagaaaatgtaactgGTAATAGTCACATGAATTCACCTGCACCAGTTCCGAATAAACTAAACGAGACTAGTGATCAAGAATCAAAAGAGAACCATGTAGCTTCAACACCGTCGTCGGGAGAGAGTCATAAGAAAGAGAAATCGGTTCTTCAAgcgaaattaacaaaacttgccATTCAGATTGGTTATGCCGGCTCAACCATTGCCGTTCTAACAGttgtaattttgataattCAGTTTTGCGTTAACACGTACGTTTATGAGGGACATTCATGGGAAAAAACCCATGCAAGTCATTTGGTACGCCATCTTATTATCGGTGTGACTGTGCTCGTCGTGGCTGTACCAGAAGGTTTGCCACTCGCTGTTACGCTTTCCTTAGCTTATAGTGTCAAG aaaatgatgAAAGATAACAATTTAGTAAGACATTTGGACGCTTGCGAAACAATGGGTAATGCCACAGCAATCTGTTCAGACAAGACCGGAACTCTAACCACCAACCGTATGACTGTCGTGCAATCTTACATCTGCGAGCAGTTGTGCAAATCGATGCCCAAATTCTCTGATATTCCCGCCCACGTCGGAACAGCGATCCTTCAGGGTATCGCCGTCAACTGCGCTTACACGTCGCGAGTGATG CCTCCCGAAGAGCCGTCGGAGTTGCCAAAGCAAGTGGGCAACAAAACCGAATGCTCCCTGTTGGGATTCGTCCTCGGTCTAGGCAAGAACTACCAAACGATCCGCGACGACTATCCCGAAGAAAGTTTTACCCGCGTTTATACATTTAACTCCGTGCGAAAATCTATGAGCACTGTCATCCCCCGAGCGGGTGGTGGATATAGATTGTTCACAAAAGGTGCTTCAGAAATGATTTTAAACAA GTGTGCCTTCATTTACGGTCACGACGGCCGTCTAGAAAAGTTCACCAGAGACATGCAAGAACGTTTGTTAAAACAAGTTATCGAACCGATGGCTTGTGACGGTCTCAGGACTATTTGTATCGCTTTCCGAGAGTTCGTACCGGGCAAGGCCGAAATCAACCAGGTACACGTAGAAAACGAGCCGAACTGGGAAGACGAAGACAATATTGTAAACAATTTGACATGTCTTTGCGTCGTCGGAATCGAAGATCCAGTTCGTCCGGAAGTACCGGATGCTATCAGGAAGTGTCAGAAAGCCGGTATTACCGTCAGGATGGTCACAGGTGATAACCTAAACACAGCCAGATCTATCGCGACCAAATGCGGTATCGTCAAACCTAACGAAGATTTTCTCATTATCGAGGGTAAAGAGTTCAACAGACGCATCAGAGACAGCACCGGAGAA GTCCAACAGCATTTACTCGATAAAGTATGGCCTAAATTGCGTGTGCTTGCACGTTCTTCTCCGACCGACAAATATACACTAGTGAAGGGCATTATTGACAGTAAGATCAGCGAAAACAGAGAAGTAGTTGCAGTCACTGGTGACGGTACTAATGACGGTCCCGCACTGAAGAAGGCAGATGTCGGTTTTGCCATG GGTATAGCCGGAACAGATGTGGCGAAAGAAGCCTCCGATATTATTCTGACTGATGATAACTTTAGCAGTATCGTAAAAGCCGTGATGTGGGGGCGAAACGTTTACGACAGTATAGCAAAGTTTTTGCAATTTCAGCTTACTGTTAACGTTGTTGCTGTTGTTGTAGCATTTATTGGTGCCTGTGCTGTTCAAGACAGTCCATTGAAG gCTGTCCAAATGTTGTGGGTAAATTTGATTATGGATACTTTAGCTTCACTCGCCCTAGCCACAGAACTTCCCACTAACGACTTGCTCCTGCGAAAACCCTACGGCAGGACAAAACCCTTGATATCAAGGACGATGATGAAAAATATTCTTGGACAAGCAGTTTATCAGTTGACTGTAATATTTGCGCTTCTCTTCGTGG GAGACAAAATGTTAGACATTGAATCTGGACGCTATGCAGAGCTCGGAGCGGGACCTTCACAACATTTCACTGTTATATTTAATTCTTTTGTTATGATGACTCTCTTTAACGAGTTCAATGCAAGAAAAATTCACGGTCAACGCAACGTATTCGAGGGAATTTTCACCAATCCAATTTTCTATACAATCTGGATTGGCACTTGTGTATCCCAA ATTCTTATCATTCAGTACGGTAAAATGGCTTTCTCGACTAGAAGTCTGACTTTGGAGCAGTGGCTCTGGTGCCTCTTCTTCGGTTTGGGTACGTTGCTTTGGGGACAACTGGTAACTACAGTTCCTACACGTAAAATACCCAAGATTCTTTC TTGGGGCCGCGGCCATCCAGAAGAGTACACCGAGGCCATCGCCATTGGTGAGGAGAAGTTCGACGTCGACTCGGACAAGAAGCCTAGAGCCGGTCAGATATTATGGATCCGCGGTTTGACTAGGTTGCAAACGCAG
- the PMCA gene encoding plasma membrane calcium-transporting ATPase 2 isoform X1 yields the protein MATIDGRPAQYGISLKQLRDLMEHRGREGVAKVTDYGGVQEICKKLYTSPSEGLSGSQVDLEHRRETFGSNSIPPKPPKTFLQLVWEALQDITLIILEVAAIVSLALSFYQPQQDDLAFNDDETSHGWIEGLAILISVIVVVLVTAFNDYTKERQFRGLQSRIEGEHKFAVIRQGEVKQISVSDIVVGDICQIKYGDLLPADGILIQSNDLKVDESSLTGESDHVKKGEHFDPMVLSGTHLMEGSGKMLVTAVGVNSQAGIIFTLLGAAVDEQEAEMKKMKKEAKKQRKKKSLTGADEENVTGNSHMNSPAPVPNKLNETSDQESKENHVASTPSSGESHKKEKSVLQAKLTKLAIQIGYAGSTIAVLTVVILIIQFCVNTYVYEGHSWEKTHASHLVRHLIIGVTVLVVAVPEGLPLAVTLSLAYSVKKMMKDNNLVRHLDACETMGNATAICSDKTGTLTTNRMTVVQSYICEQLCKSMPKFSDIPAHVGTAILQGIAVNCAYTSRVMPPEEPSELPKQVGNKTECSLLGFVLGLGKNYQTIRDDYPEESFTRVYTFNSVRKSMSTVIPRAGGGYRLFTKGASEMILNKCAFIYGHDGRLEKFTRDMQERLLKQVIEPMACDGLRTICIAFREFVPGKAEINQVHVENEPNWEDEDNIVNNLTCLCVVGIEDPVRPEVPDAIRKCQKAGITVRMVTGDNLNTARSIATKCGIVKPNEDFLIIEGKEFNRRIRDSTGEVQQHLLDKVWPKLRVLARSSPTDKYTLVKGIIDSKISENREVVAVTGDGTNDGPALKKADVGFAMGIAGTDVAKEASDIILTDDNFSSIVKAVMWGRNVYDSIAKFLQFQLTVNVVAVVVAFIGACAVQDSPLKAVQMLWVNLIMDTLASLALATELPTNDLLLRKPYGRTKPLISRTMMKNILGQAVYQLTVIFALLFVGDKMLDIESGRYAELGAGPSQHFTVIFNSFVMMTLFNEFNARKIHGQRNVFEGIFTNPIFYTIWIGTCVSQILIIQYGKMAFSTRSLTLEQWLWCLFFGLGTLLWGQLVTTVPTRKIPKILSWGRGHPEEYTEAIAIGEEKFDVDSDKKPRAGQILWIRGLTRLQTQLRVIRAFKSTLEDLEERRSVHSLHSLHSLRSSRSHTGPWPPRPLSDITYIDEDPTANKLSPQPSKNERDDHRLLSPNTLRLPTHNPHAHLAPSPANNSELPKPVHETRI from the exons ATGGCTACGATAGACGGCCGTCCCGCGCAATATGGAATTTCCCTGAAACAGTTACGCGACCTCATGGAACATCGAGGTCGCGAAGGAGTAGCCAAAGTAACTGATTATGGAGGAGTACAAGAAATTTGCAAGAAACTATACACATCGCCCAGTGAAG GTCTTAGCGGGTCACAAGTGGACCTTGAACACAGGAGAGAAACATTCGGATCAAACTCAATTCCTCCCAAACCTCCAAAAACTTTTCTTCAATTAGTATGGGAAGCTTTACAAGACATTACTCTTATTATTCTGGAAGTAGCAGCCATTGTGTCTTTAGCTCTTTCTTTCTATCAGCCGCAACAAGATGATCTCG CTTTTAACGACGACGAAACTAGTCATGGTTGGATTGAGGGTTTGGCCATTTTAATCTCCGTTATTGTAGTAGTACTAGTAACAGCATTTAACGATTATACGAAAGAAAGACAGTTTAGAGGTCTTCAGAGTCGGATTGAAGGAGAACATAAATTTGCTGTGATTCGACAAGGAGAAGTAAAACAAATTTCCGTTAGCGATATAGTTGTGGGTGATATTTGCCAGATAAAATACGGTGATCTTTTACCAGCAGATGGTATATTAATCCAGTCCAATGATCTTAAG GTGGATGAATCTTCACTTACGGGTGAGTCAGACCACGTTAAAAAGGGGGAACATTTCGACCCCATGGTCCTGTCTGGCACTCACCTGATGGAAGGTTCAGGAAAAATGTTGGTTACCGCAGTTGGTGTCAATTCGCAAGCAGGTATCATCTTCACTCTTCTCGGGGCAGCTGTCGATGAACAGGAAGCTGAAATGAAGAAGATGAAAAAAG AAGCTAAAAAGCAGCGGAAGAAGAAAAGTCTAACAG GAGCagatgaagaaaatgtaactgGTAATAGTCACATGAATTCACCTGCACCAGTTCCGAATAAACTAAACGAGACTAGTGATCAAGAATCAAAAGAGAACCATGTAGCTTCAACACCGTCGTCGGGAGAGAGTCATAAGAAAGAGAAATCGGTTCTTCAAgcgaaattaacaaaacttgccATTCAGATTGGTTATGCCGGCTCAACCATTGCCGTTCTAACAGttgtaattttgataattCAGTTTTGCGTTAACACGTACGTTTATGAGGGACATTCATGGGAAAAAACCCATGCAAGTCATTTGGTACGCCATCTTATTATCGGTGTGACTGTGCTCGTCGTGGCTGTACCAGAAGGTTTGCCACTCGCTGTTACGCTTTCCTTAGCTTATAGTGTCAAG aaaatgatgAAAGATAACAATTTAGTAAGACATTTGGACGCTTGCGAAACAATGGGTAATGCCACAGCAATCTGTTCAGACAAGACCGGAACTCTAACCACCAACCGTATGACTGTCGTGCAATCTTACATCTGCGAGCAGTTGTGCAAATCGATGCCCAAATTCTCTGATATTCCCGCCCACGTCGGAACAGCGATCCTTCAGGGTATCGCCGTCAACTGCGCTTACACGTCGCGAGTGATG CCTCCCGAAGAGCCGTCGGAGTTGCCAAAGCAAGTGGGCAACAAAACCGAATGCTCCCTGTTGGGATTCGTCCTCGGTCTAGGCAAGAACTACCAAACGATCCGCGACGACTATCCCGAAGAAAGTTTTACCCGCGTTTATACATTTAACTCCGTGCGAAAATCTATGAGCACTGTCATCCCCCGAGCGGGTGGTGGATATAGATTGTTCACAAAAGGTGCTTCAGAAATGATTTTAAACAA GTGTGCCTTCATTTACGGTCACGACGGCCGTCTAGAAAAGTTCACCAGAGACATGCAAGAACGTTTGTTAAAACAAGTTATCGAACCGATGGCTTGTGACGGTCTCAGGACTATTTGTATCGCTTTCCGAGAGTTCGTACCGGGCAAGGCCGAAATCAACCAGGTACACGTAGAAAACGAGCCGAACTGGGAAGACGAAGACAATATTGTAAACAATTTGACATGTCTTTGCGTCGTCGGAATCGAAGATCCAGTTCGTCCGGAAGTACCGGATGCTATCAGGAAGTGTCAGAAAGCCGGTATTACCGTCAGGATGGTCACAGGTGATAACCTAAACACAGCCAGATCTATCGCGACCAAATGCGGTATCGTCAAACCTAACGAAGATTTTCTCATTATCGAGGGTAAAGAGTTCAACAGACGCATCAGAGACAGCACCGGAGAA GTCCAACAGCATTTACTCGATAAAGTATGGCCTAAATTGCGTGTGCTTGCACGTTCTTCTCCGACCGACAAATATACACTAGTGAAGGGCATTATTGACAGTAAGATCAGCGAAAACAGAGAAGTAGTTGCAGTCACTGGTGACGGTACTAATGACGGTCCCGCACTGAAGAAGGCAGATGTCGGTTTTGCCATG GGTATAGCCGGAACAGATGTGGCGAAAGAAGCCTCCGATATTATTCTGACTGATGATAACTTTAGCAGTATCGTAAAAGCCGTGATGTGGGGGCGAAACGTTTACGACAGTATAGCAAAGTTTTTGCAATTTCAGCTTACTGTTAACGTTGTTGCTGTTGTTGTAGCATTTATTGGTGCCTGTGCTGTTCAAGACAGTCCATTGAAG gCTGTCCAAATGTTGTGGGTAAATTTGATTATGGATACTTTAGCTTCACTCGCCCTAGCCACAGAACTTCCCACTAACGACTTGCTCCTGCGAAAACCCTACGGCAGGACAAAACCCTTGATATCAAGGACGATGATGAAAAATATTCTTGGACAAGCAGTTTATCAGTTGACTGTAATATTTGCGCTTCTCTTCGTGG GAGACAAAATGTTAGACATTGAATCTGGACGCTATGCAGAGCTCGGAGCGGGACCTTCACAACATTTCACTGTTATATTTAATTCTTTTGTTATGATGACTCTCTTTAACGAGTTCAATGCAAGAAAAATTCACGGTCAACGCAACGTATTCGAGGGAATTTTCACCAATCCAATTTTCTATACAATCTGGATTGGCACTTGTGTATCCCAA ATTCTTATCATTCAGTACGGTAAAATGGCTTTCTCGACTAGAAGTCTGACTTTGGAGCAGTGGCTCTGGTGCCTCTTCTTCGGTTTGGGTACGTTGCTTTGGGGACAACTGGTAACTACAGTTCCTACACGTAAAATACCCAAGATTCTTTC TTGGGGCCGCGGCCATCCAGAAGAGTACACCGAGGCCATCGCCATTGGTGAGGAGAAGTTCGACGTCGACTCGGACAAGAAGCCTAGAGCCGGTCAGATATTATGGATCCGCGGTTTGACTAGGTTGCAAACGCAG